The proteins below are encoded in one region of Rhizobacter sp.:
- a CDS encoding GNAT family N-acetyltransferase, with translation MKIRLIQANELSELLALYAHLHRTDDALPPQSEVLAVWQELFASPRYRHYGGYVGNELVSSCALSVIPNLTRGCRPYGVIENVVTHASHRNQGYGKAILAHALSHAWSVGCYKVMLLTGRKDEATLKFYESAGFDRHAKQAFVAKPAV, from the coding sequence GTGAAGATCCGACTGATTCAGGCGAACGAACTCTCAGAGCTACTGGCGCTGTATGCGCATTTGCATCGAACAGACGATGCTCTACCGCCACAATCGGAAGTGCTGGCAGTCTGGCAGGAGCTTTTTGCCAGCCCTCGCTACAGACATTACGGCGGCTATGTAGGCAATGAGCTTGTTTCGAGCTGCGCGCTTTCGGTCATTCCAAATCTCACGCGCGGCTGCCGGCCCTATGGCGTCATCGAAAATGTCGTCACTCACGCAAGCCATCGAAATCAAGGCTATGGCAAAGCAATCCTTGCTCACGCGCTCTCACATGCCTGGTCGGTCGGCTGCTACAAGGTCATGCTTCTCACTGGTCGCAAAGACGAAGCCACTCTCAAGTTCTATGAGTCTGCAGGGTTTGATCGGCATGCAAAGCAAGCATTCGTTGCCAAGCCAGCCGTCTAA
- a CDS encoding cupin domain-containing protein: MAIPHASPGQLINVRPLGPRLQSEKTTALFKSEQLEVIRLVLQAGKSLPPHSVAGEITLQCIEGRIDVTADSKSHVLEAGQMLFLARSVSHGVVAIEDSSALVTIVLSK; this comes from the coding sequence ATGGCAATCCCACACGCATCACCCGGTCAGCTCATCAACGTTCGGCCGTTGGGCCCGCGCCTTCAGAGTGAAAAGACCACCGCGCTCTTCAAGTCTGAGCAACTAGAAGTCATACGTCTCGTGCTTCAGGCTGGAAAGTCACTTCCGCCACATAGCGTCGCAGGCGAGATCACTTTGCAGTGCATCGAGGGTCGAATCGATGTCACCGCTGATTCAAAGAGTCATGTACTTGAAGCAGGGCAAATGCTCTTTCTAGCGAGGTCCGTGTCGCATGGCGTCGTCGCCATCGAAGATTCCTCCGCGTTGGTAACGATCGTCCTTTCAAAGTAG
- a CDS encoding IS30 family transposase — translation MGTHYSHLTESDRLALDALLILGHSQRSAARVLGVSPSTVSREVKRAKVYGFDRYVALFGQRAYVDARKRAGRLRRKLCPSGSSRLWRLVKAGMRLRLSPQQIAGRLKIMNHPDYVSHETIYCAIYAQPRGTLRTELIKMLRRSRAGRLPRARGSKRTTLPNMTSIALRPPEVAARITPGHWEGDLMKGARNASAIGTLVERISRRVMLVKLDDFGSTSVLEGFTRRLRRLPPSLRKTLTYDQGSEMAQHETLAKRLHMDIFFCDPHSPWQRGSNENANGLIREYLPKGMDLSTVTQAQLTAIENSLNNRPRAILGFLTPNEVFAQLELNHIAGVALQA, via the coding sequence ATGGGAACACACTACAGCCATCTCACAGAATCCGATCGGCTTGCGCTAGACGCCCTGCTCATCCTGGGCCACAGCCAGCGCTCTGCCGCTAGAGTTTTGGGCGTCAGCCCTTCCACCGTCTCTCGCGAGGTCAAGCGTGCCAAGGTCTACGGCTTCGATCGCTACGTCGCGCTCTTCGGCCAGCGAGCCTATGTCGACGCTCGCAAGCGAGCTGGCCGCCTACGCCGCAAGCTGTGCCCTTCTGGGAGCAGCCGCCTCTGGCGTCTGGTCAAGGCGGGCATGCGCCTGCGCCTGTCTCCGCAGCAGATCGCCGGCAGACTCAAGATCATGAACCACCCCGACTACGTCTCTCACGAGACGATCTATTGCGCCATCTACGCTCAGCCCCGTGGCACCTTGCGCACCGAACTGATCAAGATGCTGCGCAGGAGCCGGGCTGGCCGCTTGCCCCGGGCTCGAGGTTCCAAGCGAACCACATTGCCTAATATGACCTCCATCGCCTTGCGCCCGCCAGAGGTCGCCGCCCGCATCACGCCTGGGCACTGGGAGGGTGATCTCATGAAGGGCGCTCGCAACGCTTCTGCCATCGGCACCCTCGTGGAGCGTATCAGTCGCCGCGTCATGCTGGTCAAGCTCGATGACTTCGGCTCTACCTCGGTGCTGGAGGGCTTCACCAGGCGACTGCGTCGCCTGCCCCCTAGCCTGCGCAAGACCCTCACCTATGACCAAGGCAGTGAGATGGCCCAGCACGAAACTCTGGCCAAGCGCCTGCACATGGATATCTTCTTCTGTGATCCGCACAGCCCATGGCAGCGCGGATCCAACGAAAACGCCAACGGCCTCATCCGCGAGTACCTGCCCAAAGGCATGGACCTCAGCACCGTCACGCAGGCTCAGCTCACCGCCATCGAGAACTCTCTCAACAACAGACCTCGCGCTATCCTCGGCTTCCTCACACCTAACGAAGTCTTCGCTCAACTCGAGCTCAACCACATCGCCGGCGTTGCGCTTCAAGCTTGA
- a CDS encoding IS30 family transposase — MWRNRSVHDGFYRPSKAQSKAMARRSKSRKKSQYTRQEWARLLVQLRRYWSPQQIAGRRKRLGRRPISHETIYRYVRKNRLGGGDLWRSLRHMSKIGRKHRGSPATRGLLAGKSHISERPPEVELRQEIGHYEGDTVMGPDGRHCILTLVERVTGYVLIKKLSARNAEQAASALARMVIGLKGRIKTITLDNGTEFHGYKSVQDQFGVKFFFATPYHSWERGTNENTNGLIRQYLPKGMCLKNLTQAQCNWIANELNNRPRERLAFRTPAEAFRRPQGVALQS, encoded by the coding sequence GTGTGGCGCAACCGAAGCGTGCACGACGGCTTCTACCGGCCCAGCAAGGCGCAGAGCAAGGCGATGGCCAGGCGAAGCAAGAGCCGCAAGAAGAGCCAGTACACCCGCCAGGAGTGGGCCAGGCTGTTGGTGCAACTCAGGCGCTACTGGAGCCCCCAGCAAATAGCAGGACGGCGCAAGCGGCTGGGGCGACGCCCCATCAGCCACGAGACGATCTACCGCTACGTGAGGAAGAACCGGCTAGGAGGGGGCGACTTGTGGCGCAGCCTCAGGCACATGAGCAAGATCGGGCGCAAACACCGGGGAAGCCCCGCCACGCGGGGCCTATTGGCGGGCAAGAGCCACATCAGCGAGCGACCACCCGAGGTGGAGCTACGCCAGGAGATTGGGCACTACGAAGGCGACACCGTGATGGGCCCAGACGGACGCCACTGCATCCTGACGCTGGTGGAGCGGGTGACCGGCTACGTGCTGATCAAGAAGCTGAGCGCGAGGAATGCAGAGCAGGCTGCATCGGCACTGGCTCGCATGGTGATCGGCCTGAAAGGCCGGATCAAGACGATCACGCTGGACAACGGCACCGAGTTCCACGGCTACAAGAGCGTGCAGGACCAGTTCGGGGTGAAGTTCTTCTTCGCCACGCCCTACCACTCATGGGAGCGGGGCACCAACGAGAACACCAACGGATTGATCCGGCAGTACCTGCCCAAGGGCATGTGCTTGAAGAATCTCACCCAGGCCCAATGCAACTGGATCGCCAACGAGCTCAACAACCGGCCGCGTGAGCGACTAGCATTTAGAACACCGGCGGAAGCCTTCCGCCGTCCGCAGGGTGTTGCACTTCAAAGTTGA
- a CDS encoding GNAT family N-acetyltransferase: MAPALSYFHDIHAKEFALAASKSKSLHRAWVHPPTTEQEAEDLANRRQGPNDYGYLIRDYETGKIAGYIEITNIVRGQFQSAYLGYYMFKGFERLGYMKWALQTIISQKAWKELKLHRLEANIQVGNAASIALVESLGFQQEGYSPKYLKIGGRWRDHERWAILCK; encoded by the coding sequence ATGGCGCCTGCACTCTCCTACTTCCACGATATTCATGCCAAGGAGTTCGCTCTCGCCGCGAGCAAGAGCAAATCACTTCATCGCGCGTGGGTCCATCCACCAACGACGGAGCAAGAAGCAGAAGATCTCGCCAATCGCAGACAAGGGCCAAACGACTATGGCTACCTGATTCGAGACTACGAAACCGGCAAGATTGCGGGATACATCGAAATCACGAATATTGTTCGTGGTCAGTTTCAAAGCGCCTACCTTGGGTACTACATGTTCAAAGGGTTCGAGCGCCTGGGCTACATGAAGTGGGCTCTACAAACAATCATTTCCCAGAAGGCGTGGAAGGAACTGAAGTTGCACAGGCTGGAAGCAAACATCCAAGTCGGTAATGCCGCATCCATCGCATTGGTTGAATCCCTAGGCTTTCAACAGGAAGGCTATTCGCCAAAGTACCTAAAGATTGGCGGCCGCTGGCGTGATCACGAGCGTTGGGCAATCCTATGCAAGTAG
- a CDS encoding DUF1304 family protein, translating to MNRLAKALVLFVIVFHVAAFFIEAFLWMRPAIYEFSLSRFQTVVPLGLHEQALLLKPLFINQGFYNLFLATAGVAGLVLFAQEKKEAGLALVGYMCASAVGAGIVLAFTSIAYIGALLQALPAAIALAAIFRSSPSPALANAGA from the coding sequence ATGAATCGTCTAGCCAAAGCACTGGTCTTGTTCGTCATCGTTTTTCATGTGGCGGCCTTTTTCATTGAGGCTTTCTTATGGATGCGCCCCGCAATTTATGAGTTCTCTCTTTCTCGCTTCCAAACAGTGGTGCCACTTGGTCTTCACGAGCAGGCTTTGCTATTGAAGCCCCTCTTCATAAATCAAGGTTTCTATAACCTCTTTCTCGCCACCGCAGGGGTTGCCGGCCTTGTGCTCTTCGCCCAGGAGAAGAAAGAAGCAGGTCTCGCGCTTGTCGGCTACATGTGCGCATCAGCGGTAGGTGCCGGCATCGTTCTGGCGTTTACGAGCATCGCTTACATCGGTGCTCTGCTACAGGCGCTACCCGCCGCTATCGCGCTCGCCGCAATCTTTCGCTCCTCCCCATCGCCAGCCCTGGCAAATGCAGGCGCCTAA
- a CDS encoding GIY-YIG nuclease family protein yields the protein MDIEVRWLKPFDLVRSKSDLIYEISGIDSVPSTPGVYVFARAHGDVVCPLYVGKAGDLRKRVEQQLNNLKLMRAIERAPNGYRVLYVAEFLGKGGQDAMKAVSVVESAFISAAMVEGFELINVQGTKTLAHTITSTGNREARSWLPESVIRLRKA from the coding sequence ATGGACATAGAAGTCCGGTGGCTCAAGCCATTTGATCTTGTTCGAAGCAAGTCTGATCTCATTTACGAAATAAGCGGCATCGACTCGGTACCGTCAACACCAGGCGTCTATGTCTTCGCAAGAGCACACGGCGATGTTGTCTGTCCACTCTACGTAGGAAAGGCCGGAGACCTGAGAAAGCGAGTTGAACAGCAGCTCAACAATCTCAAACTCATGCGCGCCATCGAGCGAGCACCAAATGGCTACCGAGTTCTCTACGTCGCAGAGTTTCTTGGCAAAGGCGGCCAGGACGCAATGAAGGCCGTATCCGTCGTTGAGTCAGCATTCATAAGCGCCGCGATGGTCGAGGGTTTCGAGCTCATAAATGTTCAAGGCACAAAGACACTGGCTCACACAATCACCTCCACAGGGAACCGTGAAGCTCGCTCTTGGCTTCCTGAGAGCGTCATACGCTTGAGAAAGGCCTAA
- a CDS encoding DUF805 domain-containing protein, translating to MQNRIGAGTYLLVMSASVIAWSALTSFVCTNLSAQGLFTLATVNWWVSLFGFVLGSVFYYLSAARLRDLNLPSWSVRLLAFPLFGVIVLPVLCFLSGQRWENDYGKPRQPSGVLKILIALCLFFIAVAMSYSALLAYYEVRRELSTNAL from the coding sequence ATGCAGAACAGAATCGGCGCGGGCACATATCTTCTGGTCATGTCCGCGAGCGTCATCGCTTGGTCTGCACTGACTTCTTTCGTATGCACGAACTTGAGTGCTCAAGGCCTCTTCACACTAGCGACGGTGAACTGGTGGGTGTCACTCTTTGGGTTTGTACTTGGCTCCGTCTTTTACTACCTGTCCGCCGCTCGGCTCCGTGATCTCAATCTTCCGAGTTGGTCAGTAAGGCTCCTCGCATTCCCACTGTTTGGCGTCATCGTCTTGCCAGTCTTGTGCTTTCTCTCTGGTCAAAGATGGGAAAACGACTACGGGAAACCACGACAACCATCGGGCGTTCTGAAGATTCTCATAGCGCTCTGCCTCTTCTTCATAGCAGTAGCCATGTCCTATTCAGCCCTGCTCGCCTACTATGAAGTTCGCCGCGAGTTATCCACCAATGCGCTCTAA
- a CDS encoding ribosomal protein L7/L12 — MKMQPTHHTVPPEVLAAIDRGNKIEAIKLLRDATGLGLKEAKDAVEQIEAGGPLVLAQKTTKATGSEVVASALQQGNKLEAIRLYREQKGVGLKEAKDAIEAMLEGQQITASGLSPGEVKSSAGLMWFAVALVVGVAAAYFYFRQS, encoded by the coding sequence TTGAAGATGCAACCCACTCACCACACCGTTCCGCCCGAAGTACTGGCCGCAATTGATCGTGGAAACAAGATCGAGGCCATCAAGCTGCTGCGAGACGCAACCGGTCTAGGTCTGAAAGAAGCCAAAGATGCGGTCGAGCAGATTGAAGCGGGCGGCCCGCTGGTCCTCGCGCAGAAGACTACCAAGGCAACGGGCAGCGAAGTAGTTGCTAGCGCCCTGCAGCAAGGCAACAAGCTCGAAGCTATCCGCTTGTATCGGGAGCAGAAGGGTGTGGGGCTAAAAGAAGCGAAAGATGCCATCGAGGCAATGCTGGAAGGCCAGCAAATCACCGCTTCGGGTCTCTCGCCAGGCGAAGTCAAGAGTTCCGCCGGCCTCATGTGGTTTGCGGTTGCCCTGGTCGTCGGCGTCGCAGCTGCCTACTTCTACTTTCGGCAGAGCTAG
- a CDS encoding signal peptide prediction, giving the protein MQWLRVAKLLWALPCSLVGLILATLPLALGGSAKVVSGALEVTYRQHLASCGKLALSLPFTGIVFGHVILAVTQEELSRIGPHERVHVEQYERWGPAFFVAYPASSLWQLMRGRDPYWYNYFEVQARLRSAELHRPSGGA; this is encoded by the coding sequence ATGCAATGGCTCCGAGTCGCGAAGCTGCTTTGGGCACTCCCTTGCTCGCTTGTCGGGCTGATTTTGGCCACCTTGCCATTGGCCCTCGGCGGCAGCGCCAAGGTCGTGTCTGGCGCGCTGGAAGTCACCTATCGCCAGCACCTGGCCAGTTGCGGCAAGCTCGCTCTTAGTCTGCCATTCACGGGCATCGTCTTCGGCCATGTCATCCTGGCCGTCACACAGGAAGAACTCAGTCGCATAGGTCCGCATGAGAGAGTTCACGTCGAGCAATATGAGCGCTGGGGGCCAGCCTTCTTCGTCGCGTATCCGGCTTCAAGCCTTTGGCAGCTCATGCGGGGCCGCGACCCATACTGGTACAACTACTTTGAGGTTCAGGCTCGTCTGCGAAGCGCCGAGCTACATCGGCCGAGCGGCGGCGCCTAA
- a CDS encoding putative addiction module antidote protein → MSTSKAKAKLLPFDAARYLTDEDAIAEYMTAVLETEDTDLLLLALSDIARAKGMAQVAKDAGLGRESLYKALAPGAKPRLDTILKVARALGVKFSAHPA, encoded by the coding sequence ATGAGTACCTCTAAAGCCAAAGCAAAACTTCTCCCGTTTGATGCGGCTCGCTACCTCACGGACGAAGATGCGATTGCCGAGTACATGACTGCGGTGCTGGAAACAGAAGACACCGATCTTCTTCTCCTGGCGCTCAGCGATATCGCTCGAGCCAAAGGCATGGCGCAGGTCGCCAAAGATGCTGGGCTTGGCCGCGAGAGTCTCTACAAGGCTCTTGCTCCGGGGGCTAAGCCGCGCCTTGACACCATTCTTAAGGTTGCCCGCGCGCTCGGGGTCAAGTTCTCAGCGCATCCCGCGTGA
- a CDS encoding type II toxin-antitoxin system RelE/ParE family toxin has protein sequence MFTIRQTEEFQDWLDGLKDVKAQLRIVARLRLAEAGNLGDWKPIGGEVSEMRVAFGPGYRLYFTKRQNILIVMLAGGDKSTQARDIKRAQKILQQLELE, from the coding sequence ATGTTCACGATACGTCAAACCGAAGAGTTCCAAGACTGGCTTGATGGCCTCAAAGACGTAAAGGCGCAGTTGCGCATCGTCGCAAGGCTGCGATTGGCAGAAGCAGGAAACCTTGGCGACTGGAAGCCCATAGGTGGCGAGGTATCGGAGATGCGTGTCGCATTCGGGCCAGGCTATCGCCTGTACTTCACGAAACGCCAGAACATCCTCATCGTCATGCTCGCTGGCGGTGATAAGTCAACCCAGGCAAGAGATATCAAGCGGGCTCAAAAGATCTTGCAGCAGTTGGAGCTTGAATGA